The stretch of DNA TTCATGCTTTGTAAATCTCTTTCAGATACTTTAagtatatcttaaaaacaaacctcTACTATTTGGTGACATCCCACCTCTGAATTTTTATTGATCATTAAAATCTTTGTCTATTCCAATATCCTGAAATGTTCTCTCTTTGTATTCTGCTAGTCTCAGGATTTCAGATCTCACAGTTAGGTCTTCAATCCATTTCAAGCTGATTTTTGTAAAGGAGTAGAGACAGGGGTCTAATTTCAATCTTCTTATATGTAGCCAATTTTCCCAGCATTACTTATTAAAATGACTATCTTTTCTCCAAAGCATGTTTTTTGCCTTTGTCAAAGATCCTTTGGCTATAGATGTATGGGTTTACTTCTAAGATCTGTACTCTGTCCCATTGTTCTACAGATAGCGTTTGATGCCAATACTTTGCTCTTTTATTTACTGAGGCTTTGTAATGTGTTTTAAAGttaggtttatatatatatatatatatatatatatatatatatatatatatatatacacatttaaaagacttatttttaatttgaaaagcaaggaGGGAGAGAGTGTGCTCatgcttccatttactggttctctGAGTAAATGACTGCAGagtccaggatgaagccagaattgtggaacaccatccaggtctccctcatgggaggCACGGTCCCAGATACTTGGTCCAGCTTCCACGTTCTTAGGCACATCATCAGGGTGCTTGGTTGGAAGTGGCATAActggaatttgaactggtgcccaagtgggatgccggcatcacaggctgTTGCTGAACCCATTGTGCCCAAACACTGGCCAGAATGATgccctttattattttttcttgtctaattGCTGTGACTAGGACCTCCATACAATGTTGAGTAAAAGTGGTGAAGTAGACATCTTGTCCTGTCCTTGATCTTAACAGAGAAAGCTATTTTCTCCATTTAATATAATGCTAGATGTTGATTTTTAAGTGCTTTATATTACATTGAATATGTTCCTTTTATTCCTAAATTgtatatgttgaaccatcctttcAACAGTATTGTGTATCTTGCTTCCTCATTTAAATGCTCTTCATAATATGGTATTGGATTCAATTTGCTGGTTTTTTGTTCAATATTGTTGCATCAGCGTTCATCAAGGGTTTCTGCCTGTAGCTTCATTTTTCTGTTCTGTCCTTGTCTGATTTAGTGTCAAGGTATTTTGATCACAGAATTAACCTGGAAAAATTATTTACTCTTTTATATGATTTGGGATGGTTGATATTAATTACTTAAATATTTGGTAGACTTCAGGAACAAACCATCTTGTCCAggcattttctttgctgtgagatttaaaaaaatgtaccgACTCGATTGATATTCATTAGGTATATTTAGGTATTCTTCGTAATTCAGTCGTGGTAGAGTACTTTGTTCAAAAATGTGTCCACATCTCCTGGATGAATGAACGAATCACCATTTAGTTGTACACAGTATCCTCTAATGATCATTTACATTTTGTGGTGCTTGTGGTGATGTCTCCATTTTTGTCTGTTATTCTGTGTAAATGAAtttgctctctctttttattcGGTAAGTCAAATTAAGGGCTTATCAGTTTTACCTTGAAAGAATATGCTGTTTTCATTTCATGGAATTTTGTGCCACCATTTTAGTCTCCATGTTATATTTTTGGGTTctaagttttattatttatttcttcctattcattttcaattttatatattcttctttttctatttccttgaaGTGCAGCAACAAGTTGTatgttcagatttttcttttagtgTGTACATTGGTTGTACATTAGTGCTATTTTTTCCATATCTATAGGTTTTGGTATgttgtagttctttttttttcttcttttatttttttaaagattttatttttattacaaagtcagatatacagagaggaggagagacagagaggaagatcttccatccaatgattcactccccaagttactgcaacgggccggtgctgtgccgatctgatgccaggaaccaggaacctcttccgggtctcccacgcgggtgcagggtcccaatgctttgggccgtcctcgactgctttcccaggccacaagcagggagctggatgggaagtggagctgccgggattagaaccggtgcccatatgggatcccggcgtgttcaaggcaaggacttaagccgctaggccatgccgccgggccctgtagttCCTTCTTAATTGGCTCCAAGAAATTTTCCAATTATCTTCTCGACTTCTTTAATCTATTGTTTTTCTGAGAGTAAGTTGCCAAATTTCCATGTATATTTATGTGGTTTgctatattttttgttgttgatttttagttCTAGTCTGTGTTATTAAAACAATATTTACTAtgacttttattcttttaaaattattgaggCTTGTTTTGTTATCCATCATATGATTTATCTGGAAAAATGTTTCATGTAATGTGTCTGAGGCTGTTGAACGCAGAGTTGTGTAGATAGGTGCTGGTTCCCACTAATCTAGGTTCAAATTTATCTCTGTTGCTTCTTTGCTGATTTTCTGTCTAAATGACTGATTCCTGGGCATCCAGGTCCCCCATTTTCTTATTtaaggttgattttatttttattggaaagtcggatatacagagaggaggcgagacagagaggaatatgttctgtccactgatttattccccaagtggctgcagtggccaaaccagaagccaggagcccagagcctcttttgggtctcacacacaggtgcagggtcccaaggctttaggcggtcctcgactgctttcccaggccacaagcagggagctgggtgggaagtggagctgctgggattagaactggcgcccatatgggatcccagggcgttcaaggggagtactttagccgctaggccacgccaccgggtccaAATTTCTTTAACTATTATCCCCTGGGAAAAGATTAGTCTGTCTCTGTAAAGCTCTTAGTTTTATAAGTTCTGGAAAACAACAGACAAGCAAAATGACAATTTTCTGTTAGCTAGGATGTTGAGGGATTGGAAGTTTCTTTCACCTTTAGCTGTTTCCTCTGTGCTGGTTCCCATTGTGCTTATGTGCTGTTCGTTTTAAAGGCTTCTCTGGAGTGTTGCaaggggaaactgggtggggcaaGGCAGGCCACAGAACTGAGTGTTCTTGGCGAGACCCAGTCATTATTTCTGAATGAACATTCTTCAGATTGCAGCATGCCTTTGGTTAATTTCCAGAGTTCTATAAAATGTTaattctaatgatttttttttcaggcttaatttttcttttatgaacaGGGCCATTTTTAGCGGTGTTAACTCTTCTATTATTGCTGATGCCGCTGTGTCATCTTGGATGCTTTTGGAATTGCCATATAAATACGGAAGCCTTTGCTGTCTACTTAGAATTAAAAGCTTATCAATGTAGAAAACAGAAACCTCAGCATCATACTCTCAGAGATCTATTTGTCaatattttttgtctttcttttgtaGTTGTCACATGtggagatttattaattttggagatcttactccccaaaggccagaTAATGATGCCTGAGAACTCTGAATCTCAACTGTTCTCAGCAGAGTGCTGCAAGGAGCAGACTCCCTGCTGGGACTGCGCATAAACCTTGCCAACTACTATGTCTGGAGAGGTGTGAGGCATCTTCCTGACCTCCTTCTTCCTTCAGTGATTGTGGGCTAAAAGTATCTGAATACAAACAAAGTTCTGCTggattccttttctagttagaaTTGTTTATTTACTGGTATTGATTCCTGTAACTCCTGTTTACTCATCAGGCTCCTCCCCCGAGTCTAGTAATTGTTGCCCCTAATCCCTTGTGATCTATTGTTGGAGTCATTTGCATGCCATTGTTCAGTTAAGTTGTAACTTTTACCAACCGGGTTGTCCTGCAAAAAATTGGTATAAGAAGCTCAGAAAAATTCAGTAAAGTTTGCATTGGTTCATCTTGCCTCTGCACACCCTGTGTGCCAACGTTCTTCTTGGCACGGATGCCACAACTTGAATCCTGGTCCCCACAAGAGAGACCACCAAGACTCATATATGTTATTATGTACACCCAATGAATCTTACACACTTTGGTTCCAAAATTGCGACGTATTTTAAAGAACTCTAAAGAAGAGTAATATACTGTTCTACGTATGTAGATAGGCATCACTTATGTGGCTCTTTCTTCCttcaagatattttaaatttctctggtttcatgtcttttctctctgaagaaaatctttttgttttcctttttttttttaaacattaaggtCTTCCACCTACTAGTTCACCCCCAACATGGGTGTAATGACAAGAGTTAggcctgctgaagccaggagccaggggctgcttctgtgtctcccacatcggtgcagggtgcCTAGAACTTGattcatgctctgctgcttctccagctgcactagcaggaagctggatcagaagtgggtcagctgggactcaaactggtactcataggggatgctggcacttcagatGAGTATCTACCggatacaccacaacactggttcctGGTGTTCTTTTAAAGGTAAGTCAGCTGGTGATCAAATTTCTTGATCTTCCATCtaagaaaatgtttttacttttgtTCTTGATGAATATTCTCACATGTGTACCATTAGCTGGATGTGGATCCTTGGGGAATGGGAGTTAATGACTTCTGCTGCCAACCTGGAATAAGGTTTGGTGAATGTTTGGTCTAAGACCCAAGTTTCCATGCAGGATCACGTCTTTCTGTTGTACTCCAAGATCCTAAAGCTTGGGAAAAGGCTTTAATGTTACAGTGATGACAAAGTGAATACCATCCACACCACTTTTAATGTGGTGAAGCCCACCATGAGGAATTTCCCTTGTTGCTGATGGAGTCAGATGATGAACAGGTGCATGTCCTCTAGCAGTGACTTAAGAGAAAAATCATGGAAGATCTTTACATCAGAAAGAACAATTCATACTTCTTGACATACTGCTATGTTAGGGTTTACTATTGAGGGGTAGATTAATATTGCAGAAGAAGAGAAACTCACTTCCATCTGGCTAGTACTTACCTGCCCTGGTACCTGGTTACTTTAAGAACAGAAAGTCTTATCTAGGAAAAGGGAGTTCCATGTTCTTTATGTTGTGTTTATGTGTTAGCAACAAAGTACTCATTGGAACATCTTATTACAGTCCAAAGGTTGTGGGATGTTATCCTTTGTTGGCTGGGTACGAAGGAAATACCAGGAATCAAATAGTAAAGGTTTCTCTTTTATATTCTGCCTTTATTTCCATCCCAAGGGTTGTTTGCTAACAGCTGTATACATTTGAAAGGTTGCTGGAATAAGAAAATCAGTGTCTATATTTTGGGTTTAACAATCCATTGTGTACACTTGTATGTGAGTATTAATCTGCTGAATTTTAGTTCCTTTACCCATTTGTTGTttcaaggagaaaagaaagcagagatgGATCAATGTCAGAAGGAGCAAGTGATTCGAAGGGACCTTGTGGAAAAGGAAGACGTGTGCGATGTGTTAAGTGCTTATGCCCCCCCAGTTCATATGTTGAAACCTAACCCCTCAAGTGATTGTCCTTTGGCTGGGTGACTTAGATGAGTCTTTTGGATTGCTATTAGTTCATGAAAGAGGAGGAGCTGTTTTCCCTCATAAAGGAAACCACAGAGAGCTAGCCCCATATTTCATGCAAACCAGCGGGTGCTGCACTCCAGCCTAGTCAGACCACCATCTGCCTGGTCCCCATGCATATTAAGGGTGCTGTGATCCAGTAGGGGTAACCCTCAGTGACCACCCTCAGCCCCCGTTTTTTGTgcatgctggcatgtgctgcagcctagcctagcctggtgcacatcccatccagttctcatgcacacccatgggtgctatagcctggtttGGCTTGACTTACCCAtagacccagttcacatgtatGCAAACATGTGTTGCCACCTTGTTTAGTCTGGCCCCGTCCAAGCCTTGGCTCTCATagtcatcagtgggagctgcacctTAGCAGGGGAATGCCCACAGTTCCCTTGCCAGGCTGGCTTCTAGGCcaagatcttgcattttccagggAGTACTGTAGTCCAGCCTATGTGACTTCCACTCagacctggcacttgccagcaggtgcttggcctaTCCCAGCTAGCCCACAACCAGACTCAGCCTACATGCtggccaatgggtgctgcagctttgcccagATAGACCCACCCCAGTCCTagctcccatgctcaccagtggaagaaGTGGCTTAGTAGGACAGTTCCgcaattcccctaccaggcttgctcccagctctAGATCTTTCACGTGCTGGccggtgctgctgctttgtttaaCCTAGTTTGGCCTCAGCCCTGACtttcacactaaccagtgggtgctatagcctagcagcaGTGTTCCAATGGTCCCTTACCAAGCCACTGCCAGCCCTGGAGCTtgtgagtgccagcaggtgctacagctctgcctggcatggcctgctctGAATCTCAGCTTTCTCAAGCAGGTCTTTAAGCCTATCCCAGCCTGGTGTTgttgataccttttttttttaatataaattttatttgtgaTACTTTACATATTTGactagggtgcaaagggtcaagggctttaggaaagtaggtgagaccattggtttgacattctcttttttacttcctttatctagggggaggggagagatgaggggagaagttataaccagcctcccaaccatcccagggcccctgatgtggggcatgctctgtgggttctgctcaagtgttcTTGATAGCGCAACAGTTatgtattgctgctgatcttgccactctaacctcgatgaaatctctccagactccactggttgacacagtccaccttagagtcttcattgcccaggtattcactgccagctctttgcttgggtagttgattgatttgttctgtcctctgttccgGTACcatgtgtcctctgcaggctccaatgtactgccttaacctccatgtgcatctggatatgctgttcactgttccacctaagccactgaagaggcccagctctgacacatgtattccacagtcagaccatagaatctgcaatttcctccatggtagGGGTTATGAGTCTAGTGATTGAGTTGGGGagcttcccaaagaaacttcatctgaggtgatcgcAGATCTAATTCTactgtgtgcttgccaatacagagtccagcacagtctgttgcccaaaTTGGCCTACTTGCACActattagttgcaattgctgggtcagttgtctcctgccctgtcttctatgcaaactaatgggtgttgcagcccagcccgatccagcccgccacacactcagcccccatgTAAACCATTGGGGTtgtagcctagtcggagcaacctgcAATACCCTCACTGGGCTTGCCTCCTGCACTGGTATCCATGCCTGtcagtgtgtatagcagacttgtcttgtctctcccatatcccattcagttctcatacctgtcaatgggcattgaagcctagttcaacccaaccagactcactatccagcccacacatgtctGGTGGATACTACTCTTGTCTAGACttgcctgtcctggttctcattgtCACTAGTGgggagtggttacccaagagggaggtggcCACTGTTTCCGTACTGACCCCACTCTCCACTTACAgtctccaggtggtactgtagCTTAGCTGAACAAATTTTCcccttgtgccagcatctgctagctgatgctgtggcaaagttcAACCATCCCTCACCCCATCTGGCTTGCGCATGTTCAGtctacccagcctggcttgtccctgatCCAACTtacatgcagaccaacaggttgtatccctgcctggccctggtcttcccccaatcccagctctcaatCTCAGCAGTGGGAATAGTGGTCCATCAGGggatctccctgcagcccccactaCTGGGTTTTCCTACTCTCCCTGGGTCTTATATGTGGTGGTTGCGTACTTCAAGCCAGTCTGGTATGACCCATCATCACACCTCACATTTGCCCGtgagtactgtagcctggccaaaTTTGACCCACCCCCTCCCTGTACCAGCTCATGCTGataggaactacagcctagtcagcCCAGTTAGCTctcagtcccagccctagtgtgaactggGTGGTATTATGGCttgacctggcatgacccacatactattctggctctcggatttgccagtgggtgatatgaactggcctagtctGGCTTGCCCCatacctgagccaaaggtaagccgaTGGGTCCCgttacctggcctggtcttggctgctgccttttttggttcttgcactcacctgcagggactatgtcccaacagaggagttgccaagctcctgcatcagaacctctcccaataccaatagcatgtggtggtcagccatattcaatgctaacaagcccaacccaggattccatgtgggctggtgcatcagtcagatccaaaaatatcttcagttctcttcccctccaaaccactgggtctcagtcccctcacttacctgcaagtacagtggcccccTTGCTGGGTGTCCTCAGGAttaattcctcacctacacatattgtggccttatccatgggaaTCTCTAGGAAGTAATTTGATACTCCCAATACACAAGAGCTTGCCCCTGGGCCATCAGTAGGAGGAGCCCAGCATTGGTAACCACTAGGGCAGTCCATAAGCACAGAACCTTCTCCCTGCAGCAGTGGATGGGGacctaggatccccagcaggaagtctGGGCCAGCTCAGGTATTTCAAGCCACAGCTACATGGCTAGAGGACCCAGACACCTGTGCCACTGCTCACACTTACCTGAACTCCTGTGGTTCATAATTTATTCTGGCTCATctgtgtaccagtgggtgctgtggcctggcccagcctggtttcctcccagccctggctcatgcaaatatCGTGTAAGTTCTGTGATCTATCCTGGTTTAACACATCACCATCCACACCTCTTGTGCAAGACAGTAAAACTGAATGGAGAAGAATATTAAGAATGGACAGACATAATATTTGAATTTAAGGTATAATGTGCCTACAACtacctccacttcccaccctctTCCACTTGGACACTCCATGGTCACATTGTGAATCTATGCAGTGGGTCAGGTTTGTACAGAGAAGGTAGTGGCCTGAGAAACACAAAGTTTTCAAAGCTCATGTAGAAACCTAATTTAGAACAGATATGAAGCAGCTCTTCCTCAGGTTTCCCTGAGCTCCACATCATTCCCTACTAATCTCCTGAGTGCACTCTTTACCTCCTTGTTCCTCAAGGTGTATATGAGAGGGTTGAGGGAAGGAGTGCCCACAGCGTAGAAGAGGCCAAAGAACTTACCCCTCTCTTGGGCATAGGGGTTTTTGGGCTGGAGATAGACGGCAATGACGGTACTATAGAAGAGAGTGAcaaccaggagatgggaggagCAGGTTCTGAGTGCCTTTCTCCATGCTGCAGCAGAGTTAATTCTCAGCACTGCTCGGGCAATGGCACCATAAGAGACAAGGATGAGGCTCAGAGGGACAACCACGATGAGGACACTTGACACAGACAGCTGGATTTCATTGTAGGTGGTATCTCCACAGGAGAGTCGAATTAGAGAAGGGACTTCACATAAAAAATTATCTATCTGCCGGTGGGAGCAGAAGGGCAGGCGGAGGGTAGGTGGGGTCTGGACTATAGATTGTACTAGTCCCAAGATCCAGGCCACAGAGGTCAGCTGCCAGCACAGGCGAGGATGGATGATGGTGGCATAGTGGAGGGGCTGGCAGACAGCCACATAGCGGTCAAAGGCCATCACGGCCAGCAGGATGCACTCAGTAGTCCCCAGGGACATGAAGATGAAGAGCTGGACCGAGCATCCCAGGAAGCTGATGGTTTTGTCTGGGCCCCAGAGGTTGAGCAGCATCTGGGGGACACAGCTTGTGGTGAAGCAGAGGTCCAGGAAGGCGAGGTTacagaggaagaagtacatgggagagctgagcctggggtccagcacagacaGCAGGATGATGAGCATGTTGCCCACCAGGGCTGGAA from Ochotona princeps isolate mOchPri1 chromosome 1, mOchPri1.hap1, whole genome shotgun sequence encodes:
- the LOC101518743 gene encoding olfactory receptor 2H1-like, with the translated sequence MGNQSSPAGFILLGFSEHPELEKILFVVVLFSYLPALVGNMLIILLSVLDPRLSSPMYFFLCNLAFLDLCFTTSCVPQMLLNLWGPDKTISFLGCSVQLFIFMSLGTTECILLAVMAFDRYVAVCQPLHYATIIHPRLCWQLTSVAWILGLVQSIVQTPPTLRLPFCSHRQIDNFLCEVPSLIRLSCGDTTYNEIQLSVSSVLIVVVPLSLILVSYGAIARAVLRINSAAAWRKALRTCSSHLLVVTLFYSTVIAVYLQPKNPYAQERGKFFGLFYAVGTPSLNPLIYTLRNKEVKSALRRLVGNDVELRET